In Blastopirellula sp. J2-11, a single genomic region encodes these proteins:
- a CDS encoding RNA polymerase sigma factor, which translates to MSEQPTDLPNAGDQAARLIQTHQTGVWRYLRSLGCDDHEAEDLTQETFLRVLQKPFDDFDRAATAAYLRRVAHNLLIDLRRRHKRLIVTDDVEKIDAFWQQVTVADQGEEVIAVLQECLASLTNRAQTALRMRFEKRKSRQEIADALGVGEHGAKNLMQRAKSQLRECIERKLRLEDHLSTRKS; encoded by the coding sequence ATGAGCGAACAGCCAACCGATTTGCCAAACGCCGGAGACCAGGCGGCTCGCCTGATCCAGACCCACCAAACAGGGGTCTGGCGGTATTTGCGTTCACTCGGCTGTGACGATCATGAGGCGGAAGATCTGACGCAGGAAACGTTTCTACGAGTCTTGCAGAAGCCCTTCGACGATTTTGATCGGGCTGCTACCGCCGCTTACTTGCGACGCGTCGCCCACAACTTGCTGATCGATCTGCGTCGCCGTCACAAGCGACTGATCGTGACCGATGATGTCGAAAAGATCGACGCCTTCTGGCAGCAAGTCACCGTCGCCGATCAAGGAGAAGAGGTCATCGCCGTCTTGCAGGAATGTTTGGCGTCGCTGACCAACCGGGCGCAAACGGCGCTGCGAATGCGATTTGAGAAACGCAAATCGCGGCAAGAGATCGCTGACGCGTTAGGCGTGGGCGAACATGGAGCGAAAAACCTGATGCAACGCGCCAAGTCGCAACTGCGCGAATGCATCGAACGAAAATTGCGACTGGAAGACCACTTGTCGACTCGTAAGTCATGA
- a CDS encoding peroxiredoxin-like family protein gives MAATQNRLMIGAAAPKVTVQDCQGSPVALADRWSQRPLLIQFARHLGCTFCRDRAKQLKLDYPEIQQHGGDVVFITMGTHERAQQLQDGMQLPFDVLVDPHRAAYQAYRVPRGSMSQVAGPQVWLPGLNAVIRSGFGKPTGDLLQLQGTFVVDAAGILRLAHVPRNSADHPQLADIVAALES, from the coding sequence ATGGCGGCGACTCAAAACCGTTTGATGATCGGCGCAGCGGCGCCCAAGGTGACGGTGCAAGATTGCCAAGGATCGCCAGTTGCACTGGCTGACCGTTGGAGCCAGCGCCCGCTGTTGATTCAGTTCGCGCGGCATCTTGGTTGCACCTTTTGTCGCGATCGGGCTAAGCAGTTGAAGCTGGACTACCCGGAGATTCAGCAACACGGCGGTGACGTTGTCTTTATCACCATGGGGACGCACGAGCGTGCGCAGCAATTGCAAGATGGAATGCAGCTGCCGTTTGACGTGTTGGTCGATCCGCATCGTGCGGCGTATCAGGCGTATCGCGTTCCCCGCGGCAGCATGTCCCAAGTCGCTGGACCACAGGTTTGGCTGCCGGGATTGAACGCCGTCATCCGCAGCGGATTTGGGAAGCCGACAGGCGACCTCTTGCAGTTGCAAGGGACGTTTGTCGTTGACGCCGCCGGCATCTTGCGATTGGCGCATGTTCCGCGTAACTCGGCCGATCATCCCCAGTTGGCCGACATCGTCGCCGCACTGGAATCGTAA
- a CDS encoding VOC family protein has protein sequence MQGELFAVEIRTARFESMLDWYRDVLRLQVGVRQTAEGYALLCGEGFRIALLARDDATSGQAIVSLAIEVDNFDIWREYLNSKSIALIAQESPEGFRELKLNDPDGNQVKLFAW, from the coding sequence ATGCAAGGAGAGCTCTTCGCCGTCGAAATCCGCACCGCGCGGTTTGAATCAATGCTTGATTGGTATCGTGACGTACTGCGCTTGCAAGTTGGCGTTCGCCAAACAGCAGAAGGCTATGCGCTGCTGTGCGGCGAAGGATTCCGGATCGCGCTGCTCGCTCGCGATGACGCGACCTCCGGACAAGCGATCGTAAGTCTGGCGATCGAAGTCGACAACTTCGATATCTGGCGCGAATACCTTAACAGCAAAAGCATCGCGCTCATCGCCCAAGAAAGCCCCGAAGGTTTCCGCGAGCTAAAGCTGAACGATCCCGATGGAAATCAGGTCAAGCTCTTCGCGTGGTGA
- a CDS encoding leucine-rich repeat domain-containing protein, with protein sequence MPIEPQRPQRESLFSQLVIAASALLVMCCVLAAIGWGISLATAPPARPEDPTDENEVVAQFREIGLEAGRNGEDQIQVVATRYPLLLTDQELAIVDGLPHLEVLDLRGAPITDQALVHLENLPKLRELYLGGSVITDVEQTLFRTTITDAALPHITKLKTLHVLSLARTGITDNGIAPLAELPELEDLFLVDVQVTDAAIDDLAKLKSLKHLYLHETSITAAGVKRLQKMLPKTDVQHTH encoded by the coding sequence ATGCCGATTGAACCCCAGCGCCCGCAACGGGAATCGCTCTTCTCGCAACTGGTGATCGCCGCGAGCGCCCTGCTGGTGATGTGCTGCGTGTTGGCCGCGATCGGTTGGGGAATCTCGCTGGCGACGGCGCCTCCTGCGCGGCCGGAAGATCCTACGGATGAAAACGAAGTGGTCGCCCAATTTCGTGAAATTGGTCTCGAGGCAGGACGTAACGGCGAAGATCAAATCCAAGTGGTCGCGACTCGCTATCCGCTGCTGTTGACCGACCAAGAACTAGCGATCGTCGATGGACTTCCCCACTTGGAAGTCCTCGATCTGCGCGGCGCTCCGATCACCGACCAGGCGCTAGTCCATCTTGAAAACTTGCCCAAACTGCGCGAGCTTTATCTCGGCGGCAGCGTGATCACCGATGTCGAGCAAACGCTGTTTCGCACCACCATTACCGACGCCGCATTGCCGCACATCACGAAGTTGAAAACGCTGCACGTGCTGAGTCTCGCTCGCACCGGCATCACCGACAACGGCATCGCCCCCTTGGCCGAATTGCCGGAATTGGAAGATCTATTTCTGGTCGACGTCCAAGTCACCGACGCTGCGATCGACGACCTGGCCAAACTCAAGTCGCTGAAACATCTCTATCTGCACGAGACGTCGATTACCGCCGCAGGCGTGAAGCGACTGCAGAAGATGTTGCCTAAGACCGACGTGCAGCACACGCATTGA
- a CDS encoding shikimate dehydrogenase family protein translates to MTHETLQEIVCSLGYPAAGNPTQYVMEKCFEAASCDWRCLTLEVEPSDFAAALRGAKALGFLGAAIAAPFLQEAVALVDEKTPVVEIGGLANCVAIRGGKLYGENTEAAAVAAVLSELQDKRIVIAGADGRGRAIAAQLATMKPQKMTIFAAADEPGQSLAIRLQEEYAIETTYELAEKRLPLVDVDIVIQTGDDNDALLFDLTTLSKEMTIVDLAITPRDELSQAVQELEATLHDGLTIAAHLHAINYKIWTGGEADVVMIRETLEEYLGV, encoded by the coding sequence ATGACGCACGAAACGCTCCAAGAGATTGTCTGTTCGCTTGGTTATCCCGCCGCGGGAAATCCGACGCAGTACGTCATGGAAAAATGCTTCGAGGCCGCCAGCTGCGACTGGCGCTGCCTGACGCTGGAGGTCGAGCCTAGCGACTTTGCCGCAGCGCTGCGCGGCGCCAAAGCGCTCGGCTTTCTGGGCGCCGCGATCGCCGCTCCCTTTTTGCAGGAAGCAGTGGCGCTGGTCGACGAAAAAACGCCGGTGGTCGAGATCGGCGGATTGGCCAATTGCGTCGCGATTCGGGGTGGCAAACTGTACGGAGAAAACACGGAAGCGGCCGCCGTCGCCGCCGTGCTGTCGGAGCTTCAAGATAAGCGGATCGTGATCGCCGGCGCCGATGGCCGCGGTCGCGCAATCGCCGCCCAGTTGGCGACCATGAAGCCGCAAAAAATGACGATCTTCGCCGCCGCCGACGAACCAGGTCAATCGCTGGCGATTCGGCTGCAGGAAGAATACGCGATCGAAACCACCTACGAGTTGGCCGAAAAGCGGCTCCCGCTGGTCGATGTCGATATCGTGATTCAAACCGGCGATGACAACGACGCACTGTTGTTTGATCTGACGACCCTTTCCAAAGAGATGACGATTGTCGATCTGGCGATCACGCCGCGCGACGAACTGAGTCAGGCCGTGCAGGAGCTGGAAGCGACCCTCCACGACGGCCTGACGATCGCCGCCCATCTGCACGCGATCAACTATAAAATCTGGACCGGCGGCGAAGCCGACGTGGTCATGATTCGCGAAACGCTGGAAGAGTACCTGGGCGTCTAA
- a CDS encoding DUF1559 domain-containing protein: MLQSAPETTVRRGFTLVELLVVIAIIGVLIALLLPAVQQAREAARRMQCSNNLKQIGLAMHNYHDTFRSFPSGYIHVDTSDNLGHWTWSALILPFMELGNVSDALQVGRVSPSAAIDANREVMQTEFKTFLCPSDSGPKVTDTDKCAGCAIVSSSGDNVGLSKTNYVAINSSGNVRAQQATNFADTTTGATGMFFRDSNTRMRDITDGTSNTLMAAERAYELNREWFGSAEMFATRDKDGAGPDHQSHPTHTSYNQGLYRTLCTTLYSPNILIGTTTSTSNIRNHGISSLHPGGAQAVAVDGSVRFLAETIPSNTDSTTNTIMEYLGNMRDGQVIGEY, encoded by the coding sequence ATGCTCCAATCTGCCCCTGAGACGACGGTTCGCCGTGGATTTACGCTTGTCGAACTGCTTGTCGTGATCGCGATCATCGGCGTGTTGATCGCGTTGTTATTGCCAGCGGTCCAGCAGGCCCGAGAAGCTGCTCGGCGAATGCAATGCTCCAACAATTTGAAGCAAATCGGCTTGGCGATGCACAACTATCACGACACGTTCAGATCGTTCCCCTCGGGCTACATCCACGTAGACACGTCTGACAATCTTGGTCACTGGACTTGGTCGGCGCTGATTCTGCCGTTCATGGAATTGGGCAACGTATCTGATGCCCTGCAGGTTGGCCGGGTATCCCCTTCGGCTGCAATCGACGCCAACCGGGAAGTTATGCAAACCGAGTTCAAAACGTTCCTTTGTCCATCCGACAGCGGCCCAAAAGTTACCGACACGGACAAGTGCGCCGGGTGTGCCATCGTCAGCAGTTCCGGCGACAATGTTGGACTTTCGAAGACGAATTACGTGGCAATTAACAGCTCGGGCAACGTGCGTGCTCAGCAAGCGACCAATTTTGCCGACACCACGACCGGAGCGACTGGCATGTTCTTCCGCGACAGCAACACGCGGATGCGGGACATCACCGACGGTACGTCTAACACGCTAATGGCGGCTGAGCGAGCCTACGAATTGAATCGCGAGTGGTTTGGTTCCGCCGAGATGTTCGCCACGCGCGACAAGGACGGCGCCGGCCCCGACCATCAATCGCATCCTACTCATACATCTTATAATCAGGGATTGTATCGTACGCTTTGCACGACGCTCTATTCTCCGAACATCTTGATCGGTACGACGACCTCAACCAGCAATATTCGCAACCACGGCATTTCCAGCCTGCATCCAGGTGGAGCACAAGCCGTGGCCGTCGATGGTTCCGTTCGCTTTCTGGCTGAGACGATTCCGAGCAATACCGACTCAACTACGAACACCATCATGGAATACCTCGGCAACATGCGGGATGGTCAGGTGATTGGCGAATATTGA
- a CDS encoding carboxypeptidase regulatory-like domain-containing protein, which produces MQLKFLSSQSHTLSTLLALLAVSLAVGCSNSSGPELGYVEGVVTFDGKSLEYAEIQFEPLNGRPSLGISDSNGHYALRFTGTRNGATLGKHVVRIISARDSSGGEGNQPFVKSRPEILPAKYHINSELTAEVQSGNNTINFDLTSN; this is translated from the coding sequence ATGCAATTGAAATTTTTGTCTTCGCAATCTCATACGTTATCCACCCTGTTGGCCCTGTTGGCTGTAAGTCTAGCGGTGGGATGCTCGAACAGCAGCGGACCGGAACTTGGTTACGTTGAAGGCGTGGTAACCTTTGACGGTAAGTCGCTGGAATATGCGGAAATTCAATTCGAACCGCTTAACGGTCGACCTTCGCTCGGCATTTCGGATAGTAATGGACATTACGCGCTGCGTTTCACAGGGACGCGCAATGGCGCAACCCTTGGTAAGCATGTCGTGCGGATTATCTCGGCTCGCGATTCCAGCGGCGGCGAAGGGAACCAGCCGTTCGTGAAGAGCCGTCCTGAAATTTTGCCAGCCAAATACCACATCAACTCGGAACTCACGGCAGAAGTTCAGAGCGGCAACAATACGATCAACTTCGATCTAACGTCGAATTAG
- a CDS encoding DUF2752 domain-containing protein, with protein sequence MSASGEAPDALDIAPLDESQEDERPERSLITFHGVMLGMALLVLIAALALSFQSGEKVYLPLLGAALPPSCAMKLYYGIDCPGCGLTRSFILLAHGDLPGSLAYNPSGVLLFGVVLFQIPYRLAQLWRIRQGRQSWNLGIAAAAIFSAIFAVMLVQWGVKFL encoded by the coding sequence GTGAGCGCCTCTGGTGAAGCGCCCGATGCGCTCGACATAGCGCCGCTCGACGAATCTCAAGAGGACGAGCGCCCCGAACGCTCCCTGATCACGTTTCACGGCGTCATGCTGGGGATGGCGCTGTTGGTGCTGATCGCGGCGCTGGCGTTGAGCTTTCAATCAGGCGAAAAAGTCTACCTGCCGCTGCTAGGCGCGGCGCTCCCGCCCAGTTGCGCGATGAAGCTCTATTACGGAATCGATTGCCCCGGCTGCGGACTGACCCGAAGTTTCATCCTGCTGGCCCACGGCGATCTGCCAGGCTCACTCGCCTACAACCCATCCGGCGTTCTCCTCTTCGGGGTCGTCCTGTTTCAAATTCCGTATCGACTCGCCCAACTGTGGCGAATCCGCCAAGGCCGCCAATCCTGGAATCTAGGCATCGCCGCCGCCGCCATCTTCTCCGCCATCTTCGCCGTCATGCTGGTGCAATGGGGCGTGAAGTTTTTGTAG
- a CDS encoding tetratricopeptide repeat protein, whose protein sequence is MGGRLILALLFALLSTSITPSASVSAASEDPTHDRIDQLIQQLGHRNFAIRERAQNELSAIGVTAFDQVYAAMNHRDLEIARRAQYLARSLNVNWAREDYSPEVRAFLTRYSKQDEDQRSSLIGQLGELTSMDAISALSRISRLEISERLSKEAALVIALNQQIGLSPESIAQIKETITAEIGTSQRTGPAWLRLYEASLDDPAPAIDQRQALIEQELQTFVSRPDRTTRHIVQDLLRWQVEQQRKLGHDDDSLATMRQVIRISQGSSSELIDITTWLLNQRGPKIVEELAAHYADPQQPQAGEINGRFSEESILLYLLAEAKLVQGKIDEATTVADQAHHMNDSLLDNVFLTADALHKRGLIRWAEREYRRVIDKEGPFSPRYSAWPTRQLGEMLADRKRYADAAGVYKPLVEVYDTETKRGKTSEEAEGDRSRYHYFLARAAEKRGDIEAAKEELKKANQRDPFEVDVLIMMHRISTDPKWLEYTRPKIEDARAEFKKTVEDFQKHWDFFKRNGRGVEFLGNDLRTYTRELNQYAWMVGNTYGDLDHAIEASLLSLELAPGEGAYLDTLAHCYFANKEYAKALECQTEAVEQMPHYLEIREKYARFADAYEKHVGPLVRWQPPVDPESFFPAEEKKATK, encoded by the coding sequence ATGGGCGGCCGCCTAATTCTTGCTTTATTATTCGCACTGCTGTCGACATCCATTACTCCATCCGCCTCGGTCTCCGCCGCCAGCGAGGATCCGACGCATGACCGGATTGATCAGCTGATTCAACAGCTGGGACATCGCAATTTCGCGATTCGCGAACGCGCCCAAAACGAACTGTCAGCGATCGGCGTTACGGCGTTCGATCAAGTCTACGCAGCGATGAATCATCGCGATCTCGAAATCGCTCGTCGTGCGCAATATCTCGCGCGCAGCCTGAACGTGAACTGGGCCCGCGAAGACTACAGTCCCGAAGTCCGCGCCTTTTTAACGCGCTATAGCAAACAAGACGAGGACCAACGCAGCAGCCTGATCGGCCAACTTGGCGAACTGACGTCGATGGATGCGATCTCGGCGTTGTCGCGGATCAGTCGGCTGGAAATTTCGGAACGGCTCTCGAAAGAAGCGGCGCTCGTCATCGCGCTCAACCAGCAGATCGGGCTCTCGCCCGAATCGATCGCGCAGATCAAAGAAACGATCACCGCAGAAATTGGAACCAGCCAGCGGACCGGCCCCGCCTGGCTGCGACTGTACGAAGCGAGTCTCGATGATCCGGCGCCAGCCATCGATCAGCGCCAAGCGCTGATCGAGCAAGAACTGCAAACGTTCGTCAGTCGTCCTGATCGAACGACGCGGCATATCGTGCAAGATCTGCTCCGCTGGCAAGTGGAGCAACAACGGAAGCTAGGTCACGATGACGATTCGTTAGCGACGATGCGCCAAGTGATCCGCATCAGCCAAGGCTCCAGTTCCGAGCTGATTGACATCACCACTTGGCTGCTCAATCAACGCGGTCCAAAGATTGTCGAAGAACTGGCCGCCCACTATGCGGACCCGCAACAACCGCAAGCGGGCGAAATCAACGGCCGCTTCAGCGAAGAGTCGATTTTGCTCTACCTGCTGGCCGAAGCGAAGCTGGTGCAAGGAAAGATCGACGAGGCGACCACCGTCGCCGATCAAGCGCACCACATGAACGACAGCCTGTTGGATAATGTCTTTCTCACCGCCGACGCGCTGCACAAGCGGGGGCTGATTCGCTGGGCCGAACGGGAATACCGCCGCGTGATCGATAAAGAAGGACCGTTTAGCCCGCGGTATAGCGCCTGGCCGACTCGCCAACTGGGCGAGATGCTGGCCGATCGTAAACGCTATGCGGACGCCGCCGGAGTCTACAAGCCGCTCGTTGAGGTCTACGACACCGAAACGAAGCGTGGTAAGACTTCGGAAGAAGCCGAAGGGGATCGCTCGCGTTATCACTACTTCCTCGCCCGCGCCGCCGAGAAACGAGGCGATATCGAAGCGGCTAAAGAAGAACTGAAAAAGGCGAACCAGCGCGACCCCTTTGAGGTTGACGTGTTGATTATGATGCACCGAATTTCGACCGATCCCAAATGGCTCGAATACACCCGGCCGAAAATCGAGGATGCTCGGGCCGAATTCAAAAAGACGGTCGAAGATTTCCAGAAGCATTGGGACTTCTTCAAGCGAAACGGCCGCGGCGTCGAATTTCTGGGAAACGATCTGCGCACTTACACGCGTGAGCTAAACCAATACGCCTGGATGGTCGGCAACACCTATGGAGACCTCGATCATGCGATCGAAGCCAGTTTGCTGTCGCTGGAACTAGCCCCCGGCGAAGGCGCCTATCTCGACACGCTCGCTCACTGTTACTTCGCGAACAAAGAGTACGCCAAAGCGCTCGAATGCCAGACCGAAGCGGTGGAGCAGATGCCCCACTACCTGGAGATTCGCGAAAAGTACGCTCGTTTCGCCGACGCTTACGAAAAGCATGTCGGTCCGCTCGTTCGCTGGCAACCGCCGGTCGATCCCGAATCGTTCTTTCCTGCGGAAGAGAAGAAAGCGACCAAGTGA
- a CDS encoding APC family permease: MSDRRAFGLWTLTFLVVANMIGAGVFTTSGYTLASVGSPGWVVIAWVVGGFIALMGAISYGQLSRVMPESGGEYLFLSQALHPAAGFVGGWISLLAGFTGAIAYAAITLEKYVIHSIDLPLFNGAVAIITVGVCGLLHGLGSRLGAGLQNVVVLLKLALLGLFLFLAVTSDIDWQGEALQTNQQPQGWDFAFAFGNSLIWIAFCYLGFNAAVYVASEAKNAGDVPRSLLFGTAIVIVLYVLLNYVFVYAPPSGAISNQAEVAAIAADAIGGKSLSQLVSATIVIALFTSVMSMIMAAPRVYAKMADDGFLHHSFRAQESAPQTAIALQSVLAICMILFYSQLKDLLDYLGLTLSLCAALTVACALLPTVRQGPLFRLASLPPVLYLLGTLVSAVLMSINKPWALLPVAITFGLGGAAFLAIRGRVQPVTEQTSEI; this comes from the coding sequence ATGAGTGACCGCCGCGCGTTTGGCCTCTGGACGTTGACCTTTTTGGTGGTCGCAAACATGATCGGCGCCGGCGTCTTCACCACGTCCGGCTATACGCTGGCGAGCGTCGGTTCGCCTGGTTGGGTCGTCATCGCGTGGGTGGTGGGCGGTTTCATCGCGCTGATGGGCGCGATCAGCTACGGTCAACTCAGCCGCGTCATGCCGGAGTCAGGCGGAGAGTATCTGTTTCTCTCGCAGGCGCTTCATCCGGCGGCCGGCTTTGTCGGCGGGTGGATTTCGCTGCTGGCCGGCTTCACCGGAGCCATCGCCTACGCGGCGATCACGCTTGAAAAATATGTGATTCACAGCATCGATTTACCGCTGTTCAACGGAGCGGTCGCCATTATCACGGTCGGCGTGTGCGGACTACTGCATGGGCTAGGATCACGACTGGGCGCTGGGCTGCAAAACGTCGTGGTGTTGCTCAAGCTGGCGCTGCTTGGTCTGTTTCTGTTTTTAGCCGTTACTTCCGACATCGACTGGCAAGGCGAAGCGCTGCAAACCAACCAGCAACCCCAAGGCTGGGATTTTGCCTTCGCCTTTGGCAACTCGCTCATCTGGATTGCGTTCTGTTATTTAGGATTCAACGCCGCAGTTTACGTCGCCAGTGAAGCGAAGAATGCGGGGGACGTGCCGCGGTCGCTCCTCTTTGGCACTGCGATCGTCATCGTACTGTACGTTCTGCTGAACTACGTCTTCGTCTACGCGCCTCCGTCCGGCGCGATTTCCAATCAGGCGGAAGTCGCGGCGATCGCCGCCGATGCAATTGGGGGAAAATCCCTCTCGCAATTGGTCAGCGCAACGATCGTGATCGCTCTCTTCACATCGGTGATGAGCATGATCATGGCGGCGCCGCGCGTGTACGCCAAAATGGCCGATGATGGTTTTTTGCATCATTCGTTTCGCGCTCAAGAGTCCGCGCCGCAAACAGCGATCGCGCTGCAAAGCGTCCTGGCGATCTGCATGATATTGTTTTATTCGCAGCTCAAAGATTTGCTCGACTATTTGGGGCTAACGCTCTCGCTATGCGCCGCTTTGACCGTTGCTTGTGCGCTGCTTCCGACCGTTCGCCAGGGGCCGCTGTTTCGCCTTGCTAGCTTGCCGCCTGTACTATATTTACTCGGCACGCTGGTCTCGGCCGTGTTGATGTCGATCAACAAGCCGTGGGCGTTATTGCCGGTCGCAATCACTTTTGGCCTGGGGGGAGCCGCTTTTTTGGCGATCCGCGGCCGAGTGCAGCCGGTGACCGAGCAGACTTCAGAGATATAA
- a CDS encoding class I SAM-dependent methyltransferase, whose protein sequence is MPLPYRPIVIHATILLGMVAAATGVAQEAAPTVEQSVKPGVNAKFLDDSLDVDDWIARFEVESREVYHARDEVLKACGVKPGMRVADVGAGSGFYTRLFSRAVGPTGWVYAVDISPKFLQHISASTSQLGFSNITCVLGGERSIQLPPQSVDLVFICDTYHHFEYPQSTLASIHSALDQDGSLVVIDFERIPGTSRAWTIDHVRAGKATFRQEIEQAGFVLAAAPKIEKFSENYFLRFRKKSAE, encoded by the coding sequence ATGCCTTTGCCGTATCGTCCCATTGTGATCCATGCGACCATCCTGTTAGGGATGGTCGCCGCCGCTACCGGAGTCGCCCAAGAGGCTGCGCCGACGGTGGAACAAAGCGTGAAGCCCGGCGTCAACGCGAAGTTCCTGGATGATTCGCTCGACGTCGACGACTGGATCGCGCGGTTCGAAGTCGAGAGTCGTGAGGTCTACCATGCCCGCGACGAAGTGCTAAAAGCATGCGGCGTAAAACCTGGCATGCGCGTGGCCGATGTCGGCGCCGGATCCGGTTTTTACACGCGACTCTTCTCTCGCGCCGTCGGTCCGACCGGCTGGGTCTACGCCGTCGATATTTCTCCCAAGTTTCTGCAGCATATTAGCGCTAGCACGAGTCAGTTAGGCTTCAGCAACATCACCTGCGTGCTGGGTGGAGAGCGTTCGATTCAGTTGCCTCCCCAATCGGTCGACCTGGTTTTTATCTGCGACACCTACCATCACTTCGAGTATCCGCAATCCACGTTGGCTTCGATTCACAGCGCCCTCGACCAAGATGGCTCGCTGGTCGTGATCGATTTTGAGCGGATTCCCGGCACGTCGCGCGCGTGGACGATCGACCATGTTCGCGCCGGCAAAGCGACGTTCCGCCAAGAGATTGAGCAGGCCGGTTTCGTATTAGCCGCCGCGCCGAAGATCGAGAAGTTCTCCGAAAACTACTTCCTGCGGTTTCGCAAAAAGTCGGCCGAATGA
- a CDS encoding platelet-activating factor acetylhydrolase IB subunit → MLASLAVVTVSHAEDAATQAAVKSAAVSPEPRDAKWWTDRHAQKLAAAKAQDKIDLLMVGDSITHGWEGKGKEVFAEFYADRNPHNIGFSGDRTEHVLWRFDHGALDNMSPKLAVLMIGTNNVGHRKDPSQDTADGIKLIVEKLREKLPETKVLILGIFPRSAAKDDEMRKLNDGTNEIIKDLADGKNVFYLNINDTFLTEDGVLTKEVMPDLLHPHAKGYRMWAEAVEPTIAKLMGDNEKK, encoded by the coding sequence ATGCTTGCCTCCCTCGCCGTTGTTACCGTTTCGCACGCCGAAGACGCCGCGACCCAAGCAGCCGTGAAGTCGGCGGCCGTGTCGCCTGAGCCGCGTGACGCCAAATGGTGGACTGATCGCCATGCCCAAAAATTGGCCGCCGCCAAAGCCCAAGACAAAATTGACTTGTTGATGGTCGGCGATTCGATCACTCACGGCTGGGAAGGTAAAGGCAAAGAAGTCTTCGCCGAATTCTACGCCGATCGCAATCCGCACAACATTGGTTTCAGCGGCGATCGGACCGAACACGTCCTGTGGCGCTTTGATCACGGCGCTCTCGACAACATGTCGCCGAAACTGGCCGTGCTGATGATCGGCACCAACAATGTCGGCCATCGCAAAGATCCTTCGCAAGACACCGCCGACGGCATCAAACTGATTGTCGAGAAACTGCGTGAAAAGCTGCCGGAAACCAAAGTTCTGATTCTGGGCATCTTCCCCCGCAGCGCCGCCAAAGACGACGAGATGCGCAAGCTGAACGACGGCACCAACGAGATCATCAAAGATCTGGCCGACGGCAAGAACGTCTTCTATCTAAACATCAACGACACCTTCCTGACCGAAGATGGCGTGCTGACGAAAGAAGTCATGCCCGACTTGCTGCACCCGCACGCCAAAGGCTATCGCATGTGGGCCGAAGCGGTCGAACCGACGATCGCCAAGCTGATGGGCGACAACGAGAAAAAGTAA